The Mus musculus strain C57BL/6J chromosome 2, GRCm38.p6 C57BL/6J genome has a window encoding:
- the Olfr259 gene encoding olfactory receptor 259 has translation MGIRNHTSVKEFILIGLTENPNWQVPLFFLFCIVYFIILVGNWGMIILIWLNAQLHTPMYFFLSNLSFCDICYSTIIAPKMLINFLSEHKSTRLFACILQSFFFAVYVTTEVILLSMMAYDRYVAIANPLMYTVIMTNNICTQMVLASYLGGLINSMIHTIGLLKLDFCGPNIVNHFFCDVPPLLKLACSDAHINEMLLLVFSGVFAISTFIIVMVSYIHIIIAILRIRSAEGRRKAFSTCASHLTAVALFYGSLTFNYIQPSSQYSMEQEKLSAVFYTLVIPMLNPLIYSLRNKDVKEAAKKLICGERNAP, from the coding sequence ATGGGAATTCGGAATCATACAAGtgtgaaagaattcatactgatCGGCTTAACAGAAAACCCTAATTGGCAGgttcctctcttttttcttttttgcatagTTTATTTCATCATTCTTGTGGGTAATTGggggatgatcattttgatttggTTAAATGCTCAGCTTCATACCCCAATGTACTTCTTCCTTAGTAACCTCTCTTTCTGTGACATCTGCTATTCTACAATCATTGCTCCTAAAATGCTCATCAATTTTCTATCAGAACACAAGTCTACGAGGCTGTTTGCCTGTATTCTTCAGAGTTTCTTTTTTGCAGTTTATGTAACCACAGAAGTAATACTCCTGTCTATGATGGCCTATGATCGCTATGTGGCAATTGCAAATCCCTTAATGTATACTGTTATCATGACAAACAACATCTGCACTCAAATGGTACTTGCAAGTTACTTGGGTGGCCTCATAAATTCCATGATTCACACAATAGGTTTACTCAAACTAGACTTCTGTGGTCCAAACATTGTGAATcatttcttctgtgatgttcctccTCTTTTGAAGCTTGCATGCTCTGATGCACACATCAATGAGATGCTGCTTTTGGTCTTCTCAGGTGTGTTTGCTATTTCCACTTTCATCATTGTCATGGTGTCCTATATCCACATTATCATTGCCATCCTGAGAATCCGCTCAGCTGAGGGGAGGCGTAAAGCCTTCTCCACTTGTGCCTCACACCTAACAGCTGTGGCATTATTTTATGGATCTTTGACATTTAACTATATCCAGCCAAGTTCTCAATACTCCATGGAACAGGAAAAGCTCTCTGCTGTGTTTTACACCTTGGTCATCCCCATGCTGAACCCTCTGATTTACAGCCTGAGGAACAAGGATGTAAAGGAAGCAGCCAAGAAGTTAATTTGTGGGGAGAGAAATGCCCCTTGA